The Nitrospinaceae bacterium DNA window GGCGAGGGAAATTCTCTGGCCGGGGTGCGGCGTCTCTGGTTAACTCCGTGATGACGGCGCCGCTTTTGGCGATATCGCGCCTTAAATCGGTATGCCCGGCTGGATAGTTGATGTTCAGGCCACATCCCAGAATGGCGATGGTTCGCCCCCCCACCTCAAGGGCGGCCTCGTGCGCCTCTTTGTCGATGCCGCGAGCAAGGCCGCTGACTACTGTAATACCTCGCTCGGCAAGGGCGCCGGACAATTCTCTGGCCATACGTTTTCCATATGGGGAGGGTGTTCGCATTCCAACAATCGCAACGGCCAGCGTATCTCGCGGCTCGATTCGCCCTTTTACGAATAGTGCGCCGGGGGGGGCGTAAATATTTTGAAGAGAATCGGGATATTCAACGTCGTTTCGGCAGAAAATTGAAACTTCATCTTTTTGAGCCTGGCTTCGTAATTTTCGCGCTTGATCAGACGGAGATTCGCGTTTCAGATATTCCAGGGCTTTTTTGCCAGCCAGACGGGCCAGTTCCTCATCAGGGGCTCGAAGCGCCTCAACCGGGTCTTGAAATATCTCGATTATTCGGTGGAGGCGCTCGGGGGTCATGCCCGGCAAAGTCTGGAGAACAAGCCAGGCATCAGTCACCTCGGGAATGCCCCGGCCCCAATCATGGATTTTGTCGGTCATAACTTGCATGTCGATCGGCCCTTTTAAAAGGTAAATAGGCATCCCGAAGCACGGGATACCTGCTATCTGATAACACGGCGGATGTGTTGTATGTCAAGGAGAAAAATTCTTAAGGGGAGTGAAGTGCAATGAATTGGGGCAAAAAAACCCTTGAAATTGCTTTATTTACATGATTTAAAGCCCGGCAAACCATTTAACTCACAAAATGAACCGGAACAACACGAGATTTGATAACTCTGGGCCGATCACTATAAAAGCAACCAAAAGCGGGGAAACAACCCCCGTGTTTAAGCGCTTGCTAACTTTCTTGCTACATATAAATGGACACTACCAAAACCGCCAATTTCTTCTTCCGTATATTCAAAAGGAAACTCTTGAAGTATTTTCGGAATATCTCTTATGGTGTCTCCTGCGGACTCCATCAATTTTGTCAGCCAATAGCCAAATACGTTTCTATCTGAGGGATAATCAAAATCAACAATGATTAATTTTCCCCCGTCTTTCATCACCCGATAAAATTCTGACATGGCCTGTTTTCCATTTGGATATCCCGTAAATGCCATTGTGTTAACGATAGTGTCAAAATAATTCTCCGGAAAAGGAAGTTTTTCGGCATTGGCCTGCTGCAGCGTTGCTTTTATGCCTTTTCGGGATAAGTTTTTTTGGGCGACTTCGACCATGTTAGCGTTGAAGTCGATACCATATGTTTCGTAATTTTTGGCATAGTGCATTAGCAAATATCCAGTTCCAAACGAGGCTTCCAAAACACGCTTGCCTTCAATGTACGGGATAACTGTCTTAATCCAGGTTTTCCAAACAGGAAGCAGTTTTACAGCGACATCATATGTTCTTGCGTATTTTGAATACGCCTTATCGATCTTTTTTGTATATTCAATCGAATTTTCAGGTTCTTTTGAATAGACAATCTTTTCTACAGGAACTTTTAAAGCTGACATAAATTTACTCAGAATTATGCGGCATTGCTCTCCATTTAACCGGCATTTTCCATATGCTTTCTTGAATAAAGATAATGTATTCTCAAATGGTCATTCCAGGCCACGATTCTTTTCTGAGTGACCTCCTCTGATCTGAAATACCCCCTCTATCCCTGGACAACAGCTAACCATCGCCTCATCTTCAAGCATTTTGACGGTCCCCGAAACTCCAGCTTCAGTTGGCGAATAAAATTGAGCCGAAGAGGCTTTTATATTAGCTCCACCCACCGGGGGTTCTTCGCCTAGGGGTGGGAGGAAAGGTAAGCCATTGAATTTTAAGCTGATAGGAAACTAGGTATTGGATGAATCGCGGGTCTAGACGGGAAATGCGAATTAAAATATGGATGAAGTTATTTTACCGCTGGGTGCTGATTCCTGCTTGATGTAGCGTTCTGAGCCGTTTTTTTGCCTTTTCCGTAAGCCTGTCTTTGGGAAACTCCTCGATGAGTTTTTCGAATTCAAGAGCCGCCAGACGCGGATTTTTTATTCGAAGGTAGGTGAGAGCTCTTTTGTAGTAGGCGTCGGGGCCCTTTCGGCTATTCGGGTAGCGGGTCAGGACTTTTTTGAATTCCTCGAGTGCGGCCGGATATTCTCTTAGATCGTAATAACTCTCGCCCAACCAGTACTGTGCGTTGGCGGCAAGCTTGTTCTTGGGGAATTGTCTTAAAAAACTCCTGAAATAAAGTATTGCCTCCTCGCTTTTTCTTGCGCGAATCGACCTGTAGGCAATGTTGTAGGATTCTTGGGCCGTTAGGATGGCTTTTGTCGTAATAAAACGACGCGCCTTTGCCGTGGATTTTTTCTTCTCTCTCCGGGGCTGTGGCGTTTTCTTATTTGGGGTTCGCGGGCGAGAGGCTTTCTGGATGCGAGGCGCACTGGGCGTTTTTTCAATTGCTCCGCTGGTTCTTTGTAAACGCTCAATACGCTCCTCAAGTCCGTTTTGTTGTTTTGCGAGTTTACGAACCAGTTGACCAAGCGTCCCAATTTTTTTCTCGAAATCGGAAAGGCGAACTTCAAGACGGGCGCCTTGCTCCTGCGCGGACACTACCTGGCGGCTTAGCAAGGTTTCAGGTTGCTGCTCTGCGGGTGCCGGGGTCGTGGCGGATTCTTCATCCGGGACGGAGGCACAGGCGCTCAGGGCGAGGAGAAGTATCGCTAGAGCGAATTTGTTACGCATGCTCAAGAGCCCTCTGGGCAAGTCAATCAATAGAACATAATACACAAAAATCAGATGGCGATAACCTCGAAGCCTTCAATATGCAACTCCGGGTCTGCCTTGATGACCAACTGAATATTGAGGTAGCCCTCTATTTCCTCGACATGGGGCCGCTCCTCCTCGAGGAGTCGGTCGGCGACATCCGGATGAACGTTGACCATGAGTTTCCGGCTTTCCTGGTTCTGAGCGCGCACCCGCCGCACTTCGCGAAGCGCCTCATAGCTCACAGTTGTCGTGCTTTTCACCCGGCCGCGTCCTTCACAATAGGGGCAGTGGTCGGTGAGTACATGCTCCAGGCTCTCCCTGACGCGCTTTCGGGTCATCTCCACCAGGCCAAGTTCGCTGATTTTTGAGATCTTCGTGCGCGAGCGATCCTTGTTTAGTTCTTCCTTGAAGGCATTGATGATCTTATCCCGGTTCTCCTCGCGCTCCATGTCGATATAATCGACAATGACTATCCCGCCCAAATCCCTGAGTCTTAGCTGGGCAACGATTTCGCGGACAGCCTCGAAATTGGTCTGCGTGATCGTCTCCTCGGGGCTGCGCTTGCCAACGAAACGGCCCGTGTTGACGTCGATGGTGGTCAGCGCCTCGGTCTGATCGATGACGATGTATCCCCCGCTTTTCAGCCAGACGCGCCTACCCAGGGCTCGTTCGATCTCAAGTTCCACACCGTAATAGTCGAAGACAGGCTCCTCGCCCTTGTAGTGGTGAAGCTTGGGCACCAGATGCGGATAGTAGGCGCTCAGAAAATCACGGCACCGTGTGTATTCTTTCTCCGAGTCGATCACCATGCGCTCTATCGAGGAGCCGAAGACATCGCGCACCATGCGTTGAATGAGGCTGAGATTGGCGTGAATGAGAGAAGGCGCCGAGGCGTTATTGCTTTTCTCGAAGATGTCATCCCATAGCGCGTGGAGGAACATCATGTTGGCCTCGATGTCTTCGATGTTCATGCTCTCGCTGGCTGTTCTGACGATGTAGCCGGCGCCGGGCTGGCGGAACTGCTGGACAAGATTTCGAAGCCGTTTCCGCTCGGTTTCATCATCGATGCGGCGGCTAATGCCTATTTGGCTGATTGTGGGCATGTAGACAACGTATCTGCCCGGAAGGGTGATGTAGCTGGTCAGGCGCGAGCCTTTGGTGCCCAGGGGCTCCTTGCTGACTTGGACAAGCACCTCTTGGCCGTCTTTGAGAAGCTCCTCTATGCTTTTGTCGTTTTCGCTGCGGCCGTGGCGTCGGCCCCATCCGTTCGGGCGGTCAAAGCCGTTTCGATCATCATCGTCCGAGGGCTGATCAAAGTCGATGTCCTCGTCTTCCTCGACATGCTCGGCGGCATGTTTGCGGTAGCTTTCAATCGACTCAATCGTGTCCACGTCGTTGACATGGAGAAAGCCCGCTTTTTCCAGACCGATATCGACAAAGGCCGCCTGCATTCCGGGGAGAACTTTCGTCACCCGCCCTTTGTAGACGTTGCCGACGATTCCCTGCTCGCTTTTGCGCTCGGTGAAAAGCTCCGCCGCCACGCCGTTTTCTAGAAGCGCAACTCGGGTTTCAAATGGTTCTGCATTTACTATGATTTCAGATGACATTTTCCAGAGCGCGGGATAGACCCGCCTTCCTTTGCACGCCTATCTTGCGTATTTGGGTCCGAAGACATTCCTCGGGAGATAGACCCAGGCAAGTGGCCAGTATGTCGAAAACCTTCGGCTTGGTTCCGTCGCCGTACCGAAGGGTAAGATACAGTTCAAGGAATGATTTCCCTTCCGCCCCCTGTGCTGTTTTTCCTGTTTCGAGACCCGCGATAGCTGGGCGGGCATCGAAAATTATTGTTTTCCCTTTTCTTATTCGAGACATCTCTATCGATTCGGAGGCCATAACCCCTAAAACCGCCGCCTCGATATTGTCTTGGTGCGCCGGGTTGCGCTCATCAAGTTCAATCTTAATCTCATAAACGGCGGCCAAAAGCGAGTTCGCCACGCCCTTGGCGCCGGGCGCGAGTTTCCAGGCCGCCCATGGTCGAAGCCCCTCGGGGAGCGCATTTTGGATGGCGCGGAATACGTCGAGAATCCTGAATTCTCCGTCGGTCTCAAGTAGAGGTATGTCCACGAATTCCGCTCGGCTCTCCACCCCCACGGGAAGTGCGCTAGAGAATACAATCTTCGGATGGGGGTTGAATCCCCTGGTATGCTCGACGCGGAGCCCCGCTCGCTGAATGGCGCGGGAGAATGTGCGGAGGATTTCGAGATGGCTTAGAAAACGCATGTCGCCCCATTTCTCGAACATGAAGCGGAAGCGGCTGACGGGGACATCTGGCTGCAAGGCGGCAAGCGCGGGATTGTCGTTGGCGGCATCCTCGAAACCCACGGGTACCGGGCCCGAGGGCTCGCTTTGCCTGCGGCCTTGGGATTTCCGGCTTTTTTGCTGGGCAGGTATTTTTTGCTCTTTTATGATGCTGAGTTCAACGGGCTCATATCCGGTTCCGCTCTTGTTATCTCCGATAAGGGGAAGACGATTCTCAAGGGGCGGCATCGGTTTTTCGTAGTGGTACTTCACGCCCTTGTAGTTATCCAGAATTCCGCATTGCCCGCATGACTCGTAGCGACAGTCGCCCACCGTAATTTCTCGAAGGGAGCGATTCCACTCGGCCAGTTGATATTCCTTTGTCACCCCGCAGTCGAGATGATCCCATGGCAGAGGCTCATCGGTAGGTATCTCCCTGTAGGCGTACCATTCTGGGTCCAGGTCATGCGCCTCGAACGCCGCCATCCATTTGTCGAACTGAAAAAACTCTCGCCAACCATCGAACTTGCAACCCATGTCCACGGCCGTTTCGATGACGTTGGCCAGGCGACGATCTCCCTTGGATAGGATGGCCTCGAAAAAACTGTTCTTCGGATCGGACCAGCGCAGTTTGATGCGGCGATCTTTAATGCGCTCGCGGATAAAATTGACTTTGTCCTTGATGAGATCCTGGCTATCTTGCGGGAACCACTGGAAAGGGGTGTGCGGCTTTGGAACGAACGTCGAAAGAGAGACATTGATAAAGCGGAATCCGTCGCCCGTGCCTTTTTGTTTCATTCTTGAGCAGGCATGAAGCATATCGACCATTTGCCGAAGGTCGTCAAAATTTTCTGTGGGAAGGCCCAACATGAAATAAAATTTCACGCCCGGCCAGCCGGCATCGAGTATGTCTTGAAGATTGCGATTTAAATCGGCCTCGGTGAGCACCTTGTTGATTACGTTACGAAGCCGCTCGCTCCCTGCCTCGGGGACCAGGGTGAATCCGGTTTTTCGAACACGGGCTATCTGGGCGAGAAGTTCAGGGTCCATGGCCCCCACCCGGAGAGAGGGCAGCGAGATGGAGGTGTTGATGGGGGCGAGGCGCTCCATCATTCTGGGCACGAGACCTTTGAGGGGCTGGTAGTCAGCGATGCAAAGAGACGAGAGGCTTATCTCCTCGTAGCCAGTGTTTAGAAGTGATTCCTCGGCCAGTTCCATGACCTTCTGGGGGTCCCTGTCGCGAACGGGCCGGTAGACCATACCGGCATGGCAGAACCGGCAGCCCCGGGTGCAGCCCCGCTGCACTTCGAGCGTTACGCGGTCGTGGACGACCTGCGTATATGGAACGATGGGTTTGGTCGGGTGGGGCGAGTTATTGAGATCCTCAAGGAGGCGCGAGAGAACCTGCCGGTGCTTGCCCGATTTGTGGCGGTAGGCCTTGAGCGCCCCCCCTGTTTCATATTCGGGGTGATGGTGCGCCGGGATGTATATTCCGGAAAGTTTTTCGAGCTCGTTCAATAGCTCCGCGCGCGGCTTCCCGGAGTTTCGCCACTGTTCATGAACCTCAATAATTTCAGGAAAAATTTCCTCGCCGTCTCCAAGCGCGACCGCATCGAAAAACGGGGCCACGGGCTCCACGTTGAAAACCACGGGCCCCCCTGCGATGACCAGCGGGTCTTTCGAGCCTCTGGCTGAGGCCCTTCGGGGAATTCCAGCGAGGTCGAGCATATGCACGACATTACTGGCCGAGAGTTCATAAAGAAGAGAGATGCCCAGTATGTGAAAATCCCGGACGGGTATGCGGTTTTCCAAAGAGGCGAGGGGGGCGTTTTTTTGGCGCAAAATGTCCTCAAAGTCCCCCCATGGCATGAACACCCGCTCGGCCGCCGTATCTTCGCGCTCATTAAGTAGATGATACAGAATCCGAATGCCGTTGTGCGACATTCCGACCTCGTAACTATCTGGAAATGCAAGTGCTACGAGATTACGAACCTTCTTCGGGTCCTTTCGGACGACATTTACCTCGTTCCCTAGGTAACGCGAGGGTTTTTCGACAAACGGGAAAATATCCCGTGAATAATCTACTGGATTGGTTGTCACGCATTTAACTCCGTCAAAAAAATTATCTGCCGTGTTCTTGGCAGGAAAAGGTATTAGCCATTGATCAACTATCGATATCTTGGCGGAATCCTTCCGCTTTTACAACTATTACCGAATGTATCAGATTTGTGGGTGAAGTAAAAAGTAATTAAAAAACAAATGGTTAGGAGGACTGATAAAGCGGGACTAAACTTCTTCTCCGGATTCGGACATTCATCACCATGCCTGCGGCGAGGAAGGAGGCAAGAGAGGCGCTTCCCCCATAGCTTACGAATGGCAAGGGGATACCCACGATGGGGAATAATCCGAGCGTCATGGCGATGTTCAGCGTTGAATACATGAAAAATGAGGCGCCAATCCCTGCGGCGATCAATGCACCTTCGCGGTCTGCGGCATTTAGGGCTGTGGTGAGGCATCTCTGAATGAAGATACAGAACAACAGAAGAAGTATCGTGCCACCGAAGAATCCGAGTTCCTCACTCAGAACGGAGAAAATAAAATCGGTGTGTTTTTCGGGCAGAAAATTCAAGCGGCTCTGGGTGCCCTGCAGAAGACCTTTTCCCCAAAATTCCCCGCTACCTACAGCTATTTTGCTCTGCATACTCTGGTAGCCTGCGCCAAGAATATCGGATTCTGGATTCAGTACCGTTAAGATTCGTTTCTTTTGATATTCTTTTAAAAATAGCCAGCCGATTGGCAAAATAGCGACGCACACGGACGAGAGGTAGACGAGAACACGCCGCTCCACGCCCACAATCAACACCATTACGGTGGCAATCATGAGTATCGTCATGGCGGTGCCTAAATCGGGCTGCTTGGCCACCAGTCCGACCGGGATAATAACGAGAATGAAGGGATAAATGAGATCGCGAAATTTCAGCGGCTCGGTGGATTCGCGTGTTCCGAAATGCCTTGCGAGGACGAGAATCACCACGAGCTTTGCCAACTCTGAGGGCTGAACCCTTAGAGGACCAAATACGAGCCATCTTTTTGCGCCGTAGACCACGCGACCGGCGATAAATACGAATATCAACGCCGCCACGACGATGGCAAACAATAAATAGGAAAGTCGGGAAATAAGATGGTAGTCAAAAAAGAGGATAACGATGAGAAGCGTAAGCCCGATGGTGGACCAAAGCGCTTGTTTCCAGTGGAGGGAATTGGCCAGTAGCCTGTCGTTGGTGTGTATCCCGCTGTAAATCATCAAAACTCCGATACCCGAAAGACCGATTATCGTCCCTAACATTAGCCAGTCCACTTCGTCGAGAAGACGCCGAAATGGCGACTTCGGGGTAATTGAGGCATCAACGCTTCTCATCGAGTGGCCTCCGCTGCGCGATTAGGAAGCACTGCTTGTCGTGTAGGGGTTTTGCTGTTGTAGGCAAGAACTTTCTTGGATTTTTTGATTTGCAGGTGATGCGAAATCAACTCCTTGGCGATGGGGGCAAAAAAAGAACCCGAGCGTCCCGCATGCTCGCCGAGGATTGCCACGGCTATCTTTGGTTCCTCGAATGGCGCATAGGCTACGAACCACCCATGATCGCGGAATTTGCGCGGTAAGGATTCGGGTTTTCTCTTTCTTCCGGTGATGGCGAGACGAACGGTCTGCGCGGTTCCTGTTTTGCCAGCAACAATCACGCCCGGGATCCGGGCTTTTTTCGCGGTCCCCCTGACTCCGTTGACGACCTCCTTGAGTCCGTTTTGAACCGCTTGAAATATTTTTTTATCAAGAGGGATTTTTCGGATGAGGGTTGGCTTGTGCTCAAAGACGATCGAACCGTTTTTTCCAAAAATCCGCTTCACGATATATGGCTTCCAAAGGTTGCCCCCGTTTGCCGTCGTCGCAATTAGGTTGGCCACCTGCATCGGTGTGACAAGATTGAACCCTTGTCCGATTGAGACGCTAATGGTTTCGCCGCGGTACCATTTTTCCTTGAATCGCCTTTTCTTCCATGCATTGGATGGCACGAGCCCGCCTTTTTCCCTTGGGGCAAAGCCGGTGGGCGATCCGAGCCCGAACATTCTCGAATATCTTGCGATGCGCTCGATGCCGAGTTTGTTGCCGACTTGGTAGTAGTAAACATCGCAGCTCTGGGCGAGTGATTGGGTGAGATCGACAGGGCCGTGCCCCCCCCTTTTCCAGTCATTGAATACTCTGCCGCCAAAGGGGAATGTGCCGTAGCATTGTATTTTTTCCGTGGGGGAAAGGATCTTTTCGGCCTGAGTGGCGAAAGCCATGACAATTTTAAAAATAGAGCCAGGCGGATATTGCCCTCTGGTTGCTCGATTCTGGAGGGGTTTGAGTGGGTCTGTCGTGAGAGCACGCCAATCTTCTTTCAAAATTCCGCTCGCGAATTTATTGGGGTCGAAAGATGGTTTGCTCACCATCGCGAGGATGGCGCCGTCTGTGGGGTCGATGGCGATGATGGAGCCTTCGTAGTCTTTGAAAAGCTCTTCCGCTTTTTTTTGAAGCCCGTAGTTGAGCGTGAGCTGAATGTTGTTCCCCGGTTTGTCGATGAACGGTTTGACGACTTTGAATTCGCGCCCGTAGGCATCG harbors:
- the rodA gene encoding rod shape-determining protein RodA: MRSVDASITPKSPFRRLLDEVDWLMLGTIIGLSGIGVLMIYSGIHTNDRLLANSLHWKQALWSTIGLTLLIVILFFDYHLISRLSYLLFAIVVAALIFVFIAGRVVYGAKRWLVFGPLRVQPSELAKLVVILVLARHFGTRESTEPLKFRDLIYPFILVIIPVGLVAKQPDLGTAMTILMIATVMVLIVGVERRVLVYLSSVCVAILPIGWLFLKEYQKKRILTVLNPESDILGAGYQSMQSKIAVGSGEFWGKGLLQGTQSRLNFLPEKHTDFIFSVLSEELGFFGGTILLLLFCIFIQRCLTTALNAADREGALIAAGIGASFFMYSTLNIAMTLGLFPIVGIPLPFVSYGGSASLASFLAAGMVMNVRIRRRSLVPLYQSS
- the ybgF gene encoding tol-pal system protein YbgF translates to MRNKFALAILLLALSACASVPDEESATTPAPAEQQPETLLSRQVVSAQEQGARLEVRLSDFEKKIGTLGQLVRKLAKQQNGLEERIERLQRTSGAIEKTPSAPRIQKASRPRTPNKKTPQPRREKKKSTAKARRFITTKAILTAQESYNIAYRSIRARKSEEAILYFRSFLRQFPKNKLAANAQYWLGESYYDLREYPAALEEFKKVLTRYPNSRKGPDAYYKRALTYLRIKNPRLAALEFEKLIEEFPKDRLTEKAKKRLRTLHQAGISTQR
- a CDS encoding TIGR03960 family B12-binding radical SAM protein, whose product is MTTNPVDYSRDIFPFVEKPSRYLGNEVNVVRKDPKKVRNLVALAFPDSYEVGMSHNGIRILYHLLNEREDTAAERVFMPWGDFEDILRQKNAPLASLENRIPVRDFHILGISLLYELSASNVVHMLDLAGIPRRASARGSKDPLVIAGGPVVFNVEPVAPFFDAVALGDGEEIFPEIIEVHEQWRNSGKPRAELLNELEKLSGIYIPAHHHPEYETGGALKAYRHKSGKHRQVLSRLLEDLNNSPHPTKPIVPYTQVVHDRVTLEVQRGCTRGCRFCHAGMVYRPVRDRDPQKVMELAEESLLNTGYEEISLSSLCIADYQPLKGLVPRMMERLAPINTSISLPSLRVGAMDPELLAQIARVRKTGFTLVPEAGSERLRNVINKVLTEADLNRNLQDILDAGWPGVKFYFMLGLPTENFDDLRQMVDMLHACSRMKQKGTGDGFRFINVSLSTFVPKPHTPFQWFPQDSQDLIKDKVNFIRERIKDRRIKLRWSDPKNSFFEAILSKGDRRLANVIETAVDMGCKFDGWREFFQFDKWMAAFEAHDLDPEWYAYREIPTDEPLPWDHLDCGVTKEYQLAEWNRSLREITVGDCRYESCGQCGILDNYKGVKYHYEKPMPPLENRLPLIGDNKSGTGYEPVELSIIKEQKIPAQQKSRKSQGRRQSEPSGPVPVGFEDAANDNPALAALQPDVPVSRFRFMFEKWGDMRFLSHLEILRTFSRAIQRAGLRVEHTRGFNPHPKIVFSSALPVGVESRAEFVDIPLLETDGEFRILDVFRAIQNALPEGLRPWAAWKLAPGAKGVANSLLAAVYEIKIELDERNPAHQDNIEAAVLGVMASESIEMSRIRKGKTIIFDARPAIAGLETGKTAQGAEGKSFLELYLTLRYGDGTKPKVFDILATCLGLSPEECLRTQIRKIGVQRKAGLSRALENVI
- a CDS encoding Rne/Rng family ribonuclease, which produces MSSEIIVNAEPFETRVALLENGVAAELFTERKSEQGIVGNVYKGRVTKVLPGMQAAFVDIGLEKAGFLHVNDVDTIESIESYRKHAAEHVEEDEDIDFDQPSDDDDRNGFDRPNGWGRRHGRSENDKSIEELLKDGQEVLVQVSKEPLGTKGSRLTSYITLPGRYVVYMPTISQIGISRRIDDETERKRLRNLVQQFRQPGAGYIVRTASESMNIEDIEANMMFLHALWDDIFEKSNNASAPSLIHANLSLIQRMVRDVFGSSIERMVIDSEKEYTRCRDFLSAYYPHLVPKLHHYKGEEPVFDYYGVELEIERALGRRVWLKSGGYIVIDQTEALTTIDVNTGRFVGKRSPEETITQTNFEAVREIVAQLRLRDLGGIVIVDYIDMEREENRDKIINAFKEELNKDRSRTKISKISELGLVEMTRKRVRESLEHVLTDHCPYCEGRGRVKSTTTVSYEALREVRRVRAQNQESRKLMVNVHPDVADRLLEEERPHVEEIEGYLNIQLVIKADPELHIEGFEVIAI
- the dprA gene encoding DNA-protecting protein DprA, which codes for MQVMTDKIHDWGRGIPEVTDAWLVLQTLPGMTPERLHRIIEIFQDPVEALRAPDEELARLAGKKALEYLKRESPSDQARKLRSQAQKDEVSIFCRNDVEYPDSLQNIYAPPGALFVKGRIEPRDTLAVAIVGMRTPSPYGKRMARELSGALAERGITVVSGLARGIDKEAHEAALEVGGRTIAILGCGLNINYPAGHTDLRRDIAKSGAVITELTRDAAPRPENFPRRNRLISGLSLATVVVEAAQRSGALLTARLAMEQGRELMAVPGPVDSGRSSGCHRILKEGAHLVETADDIINALPAYVFESLDSPPVREISEKSIKDSEVRPSAADTTNLSAEETIIFEQLENAPNTTEGLTKSTKLRPEAVSNILLNLELQGLLRQTKGGLYERS
- a CDS encoding class I SAM-dependent methyltransferase, with protein sequence MSALKVPVEKIVYSKEPENSIEYTKKIDKAYSKYARTYDVAVKLLPVWKTWIKTVIPYIEGKRVLEASFGTGYLLMHYAKNYETYGIDFNANMVEVAQKNLSRKGIKATLQQANAEKLPFPENYFDTIVNTMAFTGYPNGKQAMSEFYRVMKDGGKLIIVDFDYPSDRNVFGYWLTKLMESAGDTIRDIPKILQEFPFEYTEEEIGGFGSVHLYVARKLASA
- the mrdA gene encoding penicillin-binding protein 2, encoding MYGSPLRKNAEIPEEIRTRIRILSAVAALILLGLFFRIWNLQIINGDKYRSLSENNRIASRVVRSPRGVIFDAEGKVLADNRPSFNIYLIEEDTTNLKEEIRLLAVATDQPYEKIRQRVRKSSPFRPLLIKADADRRSVAFIEEHRPELPGVFIQVAPLRHYPYGDHAGHLLGYLGEVNGRQLKKLKKLSYRQGDLLGKYGVEFSHEKHLRGETGFKQVEVDAYGREFKVVKPFIDKPGNNIQLTLNYGLQKKAEELFKDYEGSIIAIDPTDGAILAMVSKPSFDPNKFASGILKEDWRALTTDPLKPLQNRATRGQYPPGSIFKIVMAFATQAEKILSPTEKIQCYGTFPFGGRVFNDWKRGGHGPVDLTQSLAQSCDVYYYQVGNKLGIERIARYSRMFGLGSPTGFAPREKGGLVPSNAWKKRRFKEKWYRGETISVSIGQGFNLVTPMQVANLIATTANGGNLWKPYIVKRIFGKNGSIVFEHKPTLIRKIPLDKKIFQAVQNGLKEVVNGVRGTAKKARIPGVIVAGKTGTAQTVRLAITGRKRKPESLPRKFRDHGWFVAYAPFEEPKIAVAILGEHAGRSGSFFAPIAKELISHHLQIKKSKKVLAYNSKTPTRQAVLPNRAAEATR